In the genome of Drosophila pseudoobscura strain MV-25-SWS-2005 chromosome 3, UCI_Dpse_MV25, whole genome shotgun sequence, one region contains:
- the knon gene encoding axoneme-associated protein mst101(2) produces MVFWKKITSCITKGAGGHQNGGGSGPTRAPKQQLMNMADMLQRVPPNQLPQFQMFKRRNEEYRRRVNKYPDSMPKIDWEYYRKNVRPEFVSWVSQFEQKYDKLDTLFVNRHVMISSRRYFEEVNKEAEEMQREICEYKEESDKRIGELNKQLDVLKAMMPYEDMTMEEFCQQRPHLAPDFINKPTFWPHTPEEQTPGPSDPTAVHPEEPEEPPKAPPKPPAAAPPPTAAAKPEGATPDAKKPTEISASPKKEETSKAVEEMTEKAAETAKELAIKVQQLLTIAVAKISQMVKQVHEAAAAARAAKTAKPKPQEAAETPKGSALAKPRPKAKEVAEEDDDHYHRREHSPNICTQTIIRGEEAEQNPEVKAKHVNLSIEGDEEEDDWPEEKRKKCEDLECKRKSKGRQEDAHEDEDEDIPCKEQKKEEASCRQREKEESLEKDCEERQKCEAEESERECETESKAKKQEKIQFEDAAKADFAVSISTCEPVQKTSKTDKKGTKDPCKPQEKASLNPLPEGPSSRLKMGLKDMEIFSPDQSPKEAPQIGDANEADAPAAPQRLKDSTITYPRLEIVPKSKKTQPKPQAAEVEKVTSDDAAKRVFDMATDAASLLSDATISEEEAEKLKCHRIETLEAAYRSAHKQANRALVEAFKAVDAARKLAKRSRSSSESQFRDHNDQAMAEKHALLAKLLAKRAVALKQEIAKVLEKLKNKD; encoded by the exons ATGGTTTTTTGGAAGAAGATAACCAGCTGTATTACGAAGGGCGCCGGGGGGCATCAGAacggcggtggcagtggcccGACCAGGGCCCCCAAGCAGCAGCTGATGAACATGGCGGACATGCTGCAGCGTGTGCCGCCCAACCAGCTGCCACAGTTCCAGATGTTCAAGAGGCGCAACGAAGAGTACAGAAG GCGCGTCAACAAGTATCCCGACTCCATGCCGAAAATCGACTGGGAGTACTATCGGAAGAATGTGCGGCCAGAGTTCGTAAGTTGGGTGAGCCAGTTCGAGCAGAAGTACGACAAGCTGGACACCCTGTTCGTGAATCGGCACGTGATGATCAGCAGCCGGCGGTACTTCGAGGAGGTCAAcaaggaggcggaggagatGCAGCGGGAGATCTGCGAGTACAAGGAGGAGTCGGACAAGCGCATCGGCGAGCTCAACAAGCAGCTGGACGTCCTCAAGGCCATGATGCCGTACGAGGACATGACCATGGAGGAGTTCTGCCAGCAGCGGCCCCACTTGGCCCCCGATTTCATCAACAAGCCCACGTTCTGGCCGCACACACCCGAGGAGCAGACGCCGGGACCCTCGGACCCGACGGCCGTGCATCCGGAGGAGCCAGAAGAGCCGCCAAAGGCACCGCCTaagccgcctgctgctgcaccaccGCCCACAGCTGCTGCCAAGCCCGAGGGCGCTACACCGGACGCCAAGAAACCTACAGAAATAAGTGCATCCCCCAAGAAGGAAGAAACCTCCAAGGCCGTTGAGGAAATGACAGAGAAAGCCGCCGAGACGGCCAAAGAGTTGGCCATAAAGGTGCAGCAGCTACTCACGATCGCCGTGGCAAAGATCTCACAGATGGTGAAACAGGTTCACgaggcggcagcggccgccAGAGCCGCCAAGACGGCCAAGCCGAAGCCACAAGAAGCTGCTGAGACGCCAAAAGGATCCGCACTGgccaagcccaggcccaaggCGAAGGAGGTCGCAGAGGAGGACGACGATCACTACCATCGGAGGGAGCACTCGCCTAACATTTGCACACAGACCATCATCCGGGGCGAGGAAGCCGAGCAGAATCCCGAGGTGAAAGCCAAGCATGTGAATCTCAGCATCGAAggggacgaggaggaggacgattGGCCCGAGGAGAAGCGCAAGAAGTGTGAGGATTTGGAATGCAAGCGCAAGTCCAAGGGGCGGCAGGAGGACGCccacgaggacgaggacgaggacatTCCATGCAAGGAGCAGAAAAAAGAAGAGGCTTCCTGTCGGCAGCGCGAGAAAGAGGAATCCCTGGAGAAGGACTGCGAGGAGCGCCAGAAATGCGAGGCCGAGGAATCGGAGCGCGAATGTGAAACAGAATCAAAGGCAAAGAAGCAGGAAAAGATACAGTTCGAAGATGCAGCCAAGGCCGATTTCGCCGTTTCGATTTCCACCTGTGAGCCGGTTCAGAAAACCAGCAAAACCGACAAAAAGGGGACAAAGGATCCGTGCAAACCGCAGGAGAAGGCCTCCCTAAACCCATTGCCAGAAGGGCCCAGCTCTCGGCTAAAGATGGGCCTGAAGGACATGGAGATATTCAGCCCCGATCAGAGTCCAAAGGAGGCGCCGCAGATTGGAGATGCCAACGAGGCGGATGCCCCTGCAGCTCCCCAACGACTAAAGGACTCTACAATCACTTATCCCCGCCTGGAGATAGTGccaaaatcaaagaaaaccCAGCCCAAACCTCAGGCAGCAGAGGTCGAGAAGGTAACCTCAGACGATGCGGCCAAACGGGTGTTCGACATGGCCACGGATGCCGCCTCGTTGCTCAGCGATGCCACCATTTCCGAGGAGGAGGCCGAGAAGCTCAAGTGCCACCGCATCGAGACCCTGGAGGCCGCCTACCGCTCCGCCCACAAGCAGGCTAATCGCGCCCTGGTCGAGGCCTTCAAGGCCGTGGACGCGGCCAGGAAGTTGGCCAAGAGATCGCGCAGCTCCAGCGAATCGCAGTTCCGCGATCACAACGACCAGGCCATGGCCGAGAAGCACGCCCTGCTGGCCAAGCTGCTGGCCAAACGTGCGGTGGCCCTGAAGCAGGAAATCGCCAAGGTCCTCGAGAAACTGAAGAACAAAGACTGA